In the genome of Impatiens glandulifera chromosome 6, dImpGla2.1, whole genome shotgun sequence, the window gttattttcattaaaatacccttaaaattcaataatttaaaattattttttaaaaaatattaaagaataatatatatatttttattttagttgataaattaaataatttgatagataaataaaataaataaataaaggaaaataggagtttagttaaaaaaaaataaccaagaTCAAACTAGCTCTTAcccataaaattaataacatttatcctaaaaagaaaattatttttatttgactaTTATTGACCAATTCTTGTATAGTGGTGGTAAGAATTCAAAATCCAAAAGGTTGCATTCCAAACAAGACCTCAAGATTTGTTTGATATGGTAATAGAAAGAAGTGAATTTTTGtgataataacatttatttaccAAAAACAAAGTAACAGATATTTATAAATGGAGTAATTTTgatagataaaaaattaaaaataaaaaagaacaaatttttttaaacaagatcAAACTGGGCAAAACAGTCTCGCGAAGGGCAAAATCGTTGCGAAGGCACCATTGAAGTAATGCAATTATAAACTGACCATAATGTTTTTTCATCTTCGCGTTCCGCAACGGGATAATTTcgtcataatattttaaaatgatcacTACCGCAGCATTTAAGAGCATTTTTAGGGTCATCTCGGCAAATTCCCGtcaaactataaaattaataacatttatcaaaaaaaacaaacaatatttttatttgactaTTATTGACCAAGTCTTGTTTGGAGGTGGGTAAGAATTCAAAAGATCATTAGAGAATCCAAAATGTTGCATTCCAAACAAGGCCTGACAgtatttgtttgaataacatttctttacaaaaaaagaaaagaaaaaaaagtagtgttatttataaattgtataattaattagaaatgaCCATAATCTAATAAAAGTCAATATtgataacataataaaaaaacaaacaaaccctaaaacccattatttatatataaaaagtattcAATTAAGTTGATTATTTTACACCTGCCCGAATCCAACCGGTCAACCGGTCAAccaatgaaatatttttttatttgctaACCActaatttggaatttatttttcccattataaaattgaaaatggtATTGTCTTAAATATCGCGATAAACctatcaatcaatcaaaatcCATTCATCGATAAAGtttttctcattctctaagctgcgatttcattttgttttctGATCTGAATCGATAATCTCATCAATGGCGGAGAAAAGCTTCAAATACGTGATCCTAGGCGGCGGCAACGCTGGTGTAAGTTGCAGAATTCCGATTTTATCGTATTTTTAATCGAAGTTTGATGTAGGATTGAAGATACGGAATCGATTGTATTCTTATCAATTAGATCCTTCGTTGTTTTATGATTCTGGATAGTTTTGATCCTTCATTATGTTATGCTCAGGTGTTTTCATCTACTATATCGCTTTCATTATCAAAGATGATCTTCGTGAGCATAgttttttgatttgttttgaattttgtgttcATCTTTGTGAAGTATTGAtttatatgtgttatttttaCTGTATTTCTGTTAGTAGATCAAACATCTTGATTCTATATTGGCTGAGAGGTACTgttttgtgtgtgtgtgtttatTTTGGCTTCATATGACTGAAAACTTCCTTCCTTACACCATGACCTTAGGCGGCGGCAACGCTGGCGTAAGTTTCAGAATTCCGATTTTATCGCATTTTAATTGAAGTTTGATGTAGGATTGAAGATACGGAATCGATTTGTATTCTTATCGATTAGATCCTTCGTTGTTTTATGATTCTGGATAGTTTTGATCCTTCATTATGTTATGCTCAGGTGTTTTCATCTACTATATCGCTTTCATTATCAAAGATGATCTTCGTGAGCATAGTTTTTTGATTTGTTCTGAATTTTGTGTCCAACTTTGTGAAGTATTGATTTATATGTGTTGTTTTTACTGCATTTCTGTTAGTAGATCAAACATCTTGATTCTATATTGGCTGAGAGGTACTgttttgtgtgtgtgtgtttatTTTGGCTTCATATGACTGAAAACTTGGTTCCTTACACCATGATCTTAGGCGGCGGCAACGCTGGTGTAAGTTGCGGAATTCCGATTTTATCGTATTTTTAATCGAAGTTTGATGTAGGATTGAAGATACGGAATCGATTTGTATTCTTATGAATTAGATCCTTCGTTATTTTATGATTCTGGATAGTTTTGATCCTTCATTATATTATGCTCAGGTGTTATCATCTACTATATCGCTTTTATTATCAAAGATGATCTTCGTGAGCATAGTTTTGATTTTGTGTCCAACTTTGTGAAgtattgatttatgtgttaTTTTTACTGCATTTCTGTTAGTAGATCAAACATCTTGATTCTATATTGGATGAGAtgtactgtttttttttttgtgtgtgtttatTTTGGCTTCATATGACTGAAAACTTCCTTCCTTACACCATGATTTTAGGCGGCGGCAACGCTGGTGTGAGTTGCAGAATTCCGATTTTATCGCATTTTAATTGAAGTTTGATGTAGGACGAAGATATTGAATCGATTTGTATTCTTATCAATTAGATCCTTCGTTATTTTATGATTCTGGAtagttttgattttaatttcatCATCAATACCTTAATAATGTTATGCTCAGGTGTTATCATCTACTATATTGCTTTCATTCTTAAAAGATCTTGGTGAGCAtagttttgatttgttttgaattttgtgtCCAGCTTTGTGATGTATTGAtttatatgtgttatttttaCTGCATTTCTGTTAGTAGATCAAACATCTTGATTCTATATTGGCTGATAGGTACTGTTTTGTCTGTGTGTGTGTTTATTTTGGCTtcatatgaaaaaatgaattgatgcaatattgtattattattgtaGGGTTATGCTGCTAGAGAGTTCTCCAAGCAAGGTGTTAAGCCAGGAGAGCTTGCAATTATTTCTAAAGAAGCGGTATGTATGATTTTCTATGCATCTGTTGTCTTTTTCATgtatgttgttaatttgttattGGAGTAATGCTATTGGTATTTGTGATGATGGACATTTTCTGGCTTTCAGGTTGCTCCTTATGAGCGTCCAACTCTTAGCAAGGGATATCTTCTTCCTGAATGTAAGTTTGCAAATCTTGTGAATCATCCAAGCTGATAATCTAATGCAGTTGCATTTCTTGTCCATTGGGTACTATTTCCAGTCACTTAGAAAGCTTGAAATGAGCTCAGATCTGTAGTTGGATAACCAATGATTGAAAATTGTGCTGTTCATATAAGGCCTTAACTGGTTTTTTGTGAACTTATATGTTATTTTGCATTTCTTGCAATTACTTTTTGTTGAATTCAATATAAGGAAGTTTACGTTTTCACTGTTAAATTGGTTGCACAGCACCTCCAAGACTACCAGGATTTCACACCTGTGTTGGAGGTGGAGGTGAAAGATTGCTACCAGAGTGGTATGTGGAGAAAGGTAAGATCGATTCCTGCTAATTCCTGAATATTTAGATCATATCTCTCAGGTAAGAATCTAATAGACAAATGATTTAACCATGCTTGTTTTGTTGTTGCAGGAATTGAATTGATTCTAAACACAGAGATAGTTAAGGCAGATCTTGCTTCTAAGACTCTCACAAGTGCTACTGGGGAAACCTTTAAATATCAATCTTTGATCATTGCTACTGGTTCCAATGTAAGCATGCTCAACATTCGTTCACATCAGATTAACCTGGTTTCCTCCTATTCCAGCTTTTGATaacatttgtttgattaaaactTTTAATCTGAGAATCAAACatctgtttaaaaaaatttgagaatCAAACAAGGGTCCTTTGCCAGCCAAAAAAATTATGGGCTAAGTTAAAATTacttccttttctttttttgcAAAAAGGATAACCTTTGCCAGCCAAAAAAATTATGGGCTAAGTTAAAATTacttccttttctttttttgcAAAAAGGATAACTTtgtattaaaatgatattttctttttcattttctaaagcaaaatatacataaaaaactTCATTTGTGTATGCAAAAGTTTCAATCCAACCTAATCAAGGACAAAATGTTTGACTTTGGGTGATCATTCAAACGTTAACCCTGTTCTCAATCCACCTAACTTTTGAAAGTCAATCATTCAAAAGTTTCAATCCACCTGTTTTTTCCTTTTGTCTTGTtgtttagttatatattttcaaatcttgTGCAGGTTATAAAGCTGTCTGATTTTGGGGTACAAGGGGCTGATTCGAAGAATATCTTGTATTTGAGGGATATTGTCGATGCTGATCTACTTGTTAAAACCATTAGTGAAAAGAAAGATGGAAAGGTGGTGATTGTTGGTGGAGGATACATTGGTCTAGAGCTTAGTGCAggaattaaattaaacaatttgGATGTCGTCATGGTTTACCCAGAACCTTGGTGCAGTAAGTGAAAATCTCTCTTATATCAGATGTTGGCACCTCATATTTTATGGTATCTCCTGGGCCAtgtttgatctagggttattttGATAATCAAGCGGTTATTTTCAAGTAACCTTGTTTGATCATTGatgtaggttattgaaaattaggttattaggggtataaatatgaaaactattaaaaaaaatacagggtattttgtttgatgatttgaatgatgtgattgatgagtagattggatattgagttatttgaaattgatctcaaataacccacatatCTAGTTGATGCCCTTTTTTACTTTGAATTTAAATTCTTTCATGTTattcatttctttcttcttttggcAGTGCCTCGACTTTTTACAGCTGAACTAGCTGCTTTTTATGAGGGTTATTATTCAAACAAAGGAATCAAGATCATAAAAGGAACTGTAGCGAATGCTTTTACTGCCAATTCTAATGGAGAGGTACTTAGTCTGATATGAAACTTGTACTGTCATGTTTGATACATTTGCATTTAACCTTGTGTATTGTCACTCAGGTGAAGGAAGTAAAACTCAAGGATGGCAGAACACTAGAAGCAGACATTGTTGTTGTTGGTGTTGGAGGAAGGCCTATTACAGGTTTGTTCAAAGGACAAGTTGAAGAAGAGAAAGGTGGCATAAAGGTTAGCAATTTTAATTTGAGGTTTCTTAAGATATAGTTTTTACTCTATGTAAATAATAGTTACAAATGTTCAATTTTATTGAAAACGGAAAGGGTTCTACTCTTTAGTGTTTAAGGGTCAAGGTTAAAAATAGATTGAATCATAGAAATGGAAGTTATATGACTCTCACGGAGCTGGTCATAAAAAAAATAGCTCTGTTTGTTGCCTAATGTCGGTTTGTTTACCCTTTATCAGTCATAAATCTGGTTACTACTCTATCTTGGCTCTCAAGAGTCTAGGCTATTATATATTGTGGATATTCTTATGCCTAAATGGTCATTATAGGGGTTTGCCTGATATTTCCTTGACATTGTGCAAACATATAATGGATCATATAAGATTAAGCTGCAGGACTTTCTTTTCACCCCAAGATACAATGCTGTATTGCTTCTTGTCTTCTTTGCCTTCAATCACTTACtgagcctatttgaaaactgCAATTTTGTCGTGACAATCACCATTTCATTGTCAAAGTTGATTGAAGTGATTTTTTCCCGCTTGGTATAAGATTATGTTCACAATAATGATCCAGATAATTTTATGagattatatctaaattataatgtgatttttgacttcatttattattatatagatcACGATCTAGATTATTGTGTGATTTTTTTGATTCATTTGATATAGAGATTCTTTTGGTTTTTgacaaacaaattatataaaaaatgtgctAACAAATAGGTAGAGCTCTTAGCTATTTTCATGTTtgttatattacttttttttcctGTTAACTTTATAGCTTGTAAATTCAACCAGTTGAATCTTTGACTTTATCATACTTATGTTTCCTTTGATTATTTCAGACTGATGGATTCTTTAAAACAAGTGTTCCTGATGTGTATGCTGTGGGTGATGTTGCTACTTTTCCCATGAAAATATATGGCGATTTGAGAAGAGTTGAACATGTTGATCATGCCCGCAAATCAGCTGAACATGCTGTTAAGGTACACTATGCAGGGCCTTTCGCCTTTTCGCAATAATATAATGGAACTTGGAATTTGCATAATGCATATACATACAAGTGTTACATATACACACATTTtgatctaataaaaaaaaagaaaagtgtATACCAAATCTTGATcacatattaaaaacatatagacATTGTTTCATACAGGCACTATTTGCAAGCGAGAAAGGGGAGACTATTGACGAATACGATTATCTTCCCTACTTCTATTCCCGTTCATTCAGCCTTTCATGGCAGTTCTACGGCGACAATGTAGGTGAAACTGTTCTATTCGGAGACAACAATCCCGAAAACCCAAACCCGAAGTTCGGATCTTACTGGATCAAAGACGGAAAAGTTGCTGGTGTGTTTTTGGAAGGTGGAACACCTGAAGAAAACAAGGCCATTGCTAATGTGGCTAGAGCCCAACCTAAAGTAGAGAGTTTGGATGAATTGGCAAAGAATGGTCTCCTCTTTGCAAGTAAGTTCTAAATAATAAACAgttatttgtttgttattttgttGTTCTAAAACCGGCTTGGTTTGATTTTATGTGTAATTTCTGTTTCAAATGTCGAGAATTTTAATAATGACTTGTTATTTGTCCTTAAATGTTTTGGtagttttgaattttgataGATGAAGTAATGTTCCAAAATTTGTACCGTTTCATAATATGAGagatttatatttgatttatgtttcaTTGAGTATGCAACCTTCTataggggaaatttgatgaaatgatcTTAAAAAAGGCCTTAAATGCGAAAAGTGTCAGCTgacacttttatttatttttggacaaaaatgcccaagttgcgtgacgcaaatttttatttttttatttttcaaaaaattttaattataattttttttggacgaaaatgccatagttgcgtcacgcaattgcaagacgatttttttttttcatctcgCGATTGCCGGTTGTGTGACGCAATTGAGGACGTCTCGCGACATGGATaaaatcgtccaaaaacagTAAATGATGTCACTAGCGCTCTTTTTTTAAGCGTGGACACTTTCCGCATTTAAGACACTTTTGAGGCCTTTTCATCAAATTTTCCTTATAGGAAAAAATTCTGGTCTCAGGCAATCGAACCTGCCCCGAAAAGCAAGTGGGTATCTATGTAAATTATCGGTCTGAATCAACGAGAAACCGATTTTTATGGACCCGTTTGTTTTACCATATATATGTTGAACCGAAATTTTAAAAAGACCTGTcatataaattaacatttttttactatgattcttttgttttataaattagttatttttaaatgagattGTAGTTATTAATCAAATAGTTATTATGAGTAAACTGTTTGAAGTCTTGTCTAAAacagaaaattatgttttttattcaattatcactcaaaacatttttaaagGGTAAGATTATGATTATATGgcatcataattttttaaattaaattttttaaaaactgtATTTTCTCTtctacttttttattatattaccaAGGCAAATCATTCTCCCTTAACAAATCAAgctatataatttaaaaaactctaGTTAGgagttgaatttaaataattaactaattttaataaactcAATTCAAATAAGTATTTAAATAACACTAGGAAATCTTATTCGCAGTGGAGGAACacacaaaaacaaaacattgtatactttttcttttgaatttgagtttagatctagaaaaaaaaaaaacccctTAATATGTGTCTAACTTACTCACTTTTTTAAACCTGGTCTAATTTGAATCCACATTCATACGAGATACTTGACAAATTCGACGTCGGTGGGCACTCTCTATACGTCGGAAGAATCAACGTTTACTCCcacaaactcaaaagaataaaaatcaaAAGGAGAAAAGAttctatttcattttcataaaaattttaaacttctAAAATCTTTCATATTTCTTGACTCTTAAACTTTTAGAATTAACCCAACATCTATTAAAAAACCTATtagcaaataaaaataataataactctactattaaataattcagacaactctttgattcttaattaactttattttcaatcttaaataattttcttttcgGATTTGAGTTTAGATCTAGATGAGAAACTCTGAATATGTGTAACTTACTCATTTTTTCAAAACTAATCTAATATGAATCAACATTCAGACGAGATACTcgacaaaataaagaaaatttctaaacaaaattttattgacgggtaatattcaaatattttcgGTAACTCTTTCCCGAATGTATCCATCTAATCCTTCACCACCCTTTAGCCAAATTGCATCttaactaacaaaaaaaaaatctcaaaatggTAACTGTCTAGAAACAACAACCGGACTTGTAACAAAATGTTGAGAATCAGTCCAAACCAAAGAAGCAACTTTCATAAAATCATTCTTTTCAAGCATCCCTTGAACCACAACTTTAAAAGACTTCTTCTGATTAACCTTATTAAACTTCAAAGTGTCTGGCTCAACTTTCACATTTAGCCCTTTAGTCGATTCGACTTTCGCTTTGTACATTGCATTTTTATCCCCAACATTAGTCACTTTTCGATAGAAAACAGCCGAGAATTTCGAAGAACTCGAAAAAGAACTCATATCCAATGGAACTTGAAAATGCATTGATGGATAGTTGAGCCCATCTGACCCTTTTGCTTTGTAATTAGAACAACTGATGGCATCCTTTGAATTGCCTGTTAGCATCATTAGAGATGTGCTATTGTAGCCTTCTTTGCATAGAAAACTTATGTAAGAACTCTCTTTTAAGTCATATATCAAACCCGGATCCACTGCTTTTGTCGGGTTTATTTGACCCGAACCGGCTCCTAGCTCAGTCTCCTCTGGTCTAACTTTCATCCGGGTTgctgcaaaaaaataaaataaaattttaaactcaaccttttattcaaatgaaaataaagatgATTATGTAACACCATGATAGTTTTCTCATAAGAATAAAAAGTGGTATTCATACTTAATTAGGCCTGgtttgatctagggttattcaaataatcaagcgatcatttcaaataaaataagattatttaggTAAAACTAcacattgaaaaaataattttttttacataatattttgGTTATAAGTTAATGATATGATTGAATGAAGATTGTTagtttgataataaattatttaaaattaattgaagatacTTTTGTCACAAAATCACGATCTTCTCATAAAATAATTCTGTAGaaataaatatagattttatGAGTTACAAACTTTGATTTAAAGCTCGATATTGATTATTGGAGtgttttatcccaaaaaaaattatttgataaaaaataagttatttaaaattttaattgttttatttattaaaatgtcaattttatttaaaatttaaatataactattttagatgaaatgaataatttgataataacatgataaaaatatttgttaaaaattgaATAGAATCCAAAAATAACTCTAACAAGATCATAGgacaatattaaaaacatttttgagGGTGGGTACGAGATAATATACCCGTCGTCATAAGAGCAGATTTGATCGCAGCGGGTGACCATTTGGGATGAAAAGACTTAACATATGCAGCCGCACCAGAGACATGAGGACAAGCCATCGATGTTCCTGATACAATGTTATACAAAGTTGTTCTCTTGTCATCAGAATTTCCGCTAACGGATGCCACAGGAGAATATCCCGCCAATATGCTGATTCCAGGCGCCGCCAAATCGGGCTGTCACAAAAACAAGACAACGTATTTGTTTAACATATAGTGAAAAGAAATATGGAAAAAAAGTGGATAAAATTTAGTACTTTAAGAATGCTTGGAGTGATGGTTTGAGGTCCTCTTGATGAGAATGAAGCTACAAAAGGTGCATCCATAGAACTAGTTTTTGACTTGTATATTACAGCCTTTGCATTTTTTGTTGTGTTGATATAATTGTCAATTATTCTTCCATCTCTATCGCTAACCACAGATGCTGGCCCCGAGTAGCTTGCGGCTAGGTTTCTCGTTGGATCATCAGACAAGATTGTTCCGGTACCTCCTATGGCTTGGATGGTTGAAGGTTGAAACCCGTTATTGCCAAGGCAATGCACTATCTTACCCATCACCTTAAACCGACTCAATGATTTATCGTCACAAGCACTGCAATATAGTGGAagaaaaaatctataaatatgcAACCAAAgttttgaaaatctttgaaattaaaattaacaaaaaaaatatattttaagattgAATTTGTTAGTTATGCTAATGCACATGTTGCATTATTCTAGAGCCGcacttcataaaataaaatctcttGAGATTTTGCAATAATGCTCGTCATTTTACAATTTTCGTGTCACCCGAAAGATTAACCCTATTTATGGATTACCTAGTTCGATATACCTAAAAAGATGATTCTTTCAATGGACATGAGATATGTTTTGAATAtatctacaaaaaaaaatgtccaAATTGTCCAAATTTTGGGGACATTATTTTAGAGATGTTAACCTAAATATTGATGACACAAAGATTTTTACCTCACATTCAAACCCTGAAATGAGCTACTCTTGTCAGCTGAATCTACTCCATTAGTCAAAGGGTACATTTGTTTATTAGGGGAGAATGTGTTGATAGAAGTTCCCTACAaagaataatcaattaaatataatttgaacatatagataattaaattaatagaattaaaaaaacatatatattaattaatttaattacttacAGAAATCAATTTTCCATTGCCCAATTTAACATCAGTCTTGAACTTTCTATCAATACTAGAAGCACCAACTGTCACAACCCAAGGAGCCACATTTTGAACAGTAGATAAATCAGGTCCTGAATTTCCTGCTGAACAAGAAGTCAATATTCCTTTCTTCATTGCATGGAAAGATCCAATGGCAATGGAATCTTCCATGAAATTTGCCGAATCATCGGCTCCAAGCGAAACCGATATGATGTCTACTCCATCGTCTATAGCCGAATCGAAACCGGCCAAAATGTCCATGTCACTACAACCCATTTCCCAACAAACCTTGTACATGGCTAGACGAGCCGAGTTTGCCCCACCGCGTGCAGTCCCTTTTGCCAGCCCGTATAGACTAGCTCCGGGGACTGCCACACCAACTGCGGTTGATGATGTGTGTGTTCCGTGCCCATTTGTGTCGGATGGGCTTAGAACGTCGGTTTTACCGTCTATCTTATCTAGGTTGAAATATGAGGCACCAATAATTTTACTGCAGAAATAACACAAAAAGtaagatatttttgtttttttataaaattaatattttatatattcctCTTAAGAATtatatcactcaattcattaatcaaaatattaaaacattttatttaaaaatatatattatcattatatattaatacctttaaaatattttcaaaataaaatatcaactcAAAATCATCTCCCATCAACATTTTATTCCCTCTAAAACTGGAATATAGTTGAGTCAAAAGAtccaattcaaaataaattaatgaggaaaaatattatatctgaatcttaaaaaaaatgaagagataCAAACTGAAGATTCATTATGGGAATAGTAAGGAATCAATCAATATTCAAAATAGACAATTCAAGCAGATAAGTTTGCTAACAAAGTCAAGTTGAGAAAGAGAGCCTTCGAGTGCTCATTCAAAACTTAACTGAACTTCGAAGTTACTCTAAAAAAGAATTACTTTAGGTAAGATCTTTGATTCATTTATCCTCTTCGCATTTCACCATTCTACCGGATAAACtagggtttatatatataaccacctCTAACATTAACTCTAAtagtttgtttttttgtttttttaaaagtcaAAGATTCAATTATCACTAAAAAtgttatgatttataaaaaattcaattatcaCTCAAAATGTTAAGATTTACCTAGGAGAGTCGTAGTATATTATTCTATTAAATAAACtcatatcttaaaaaaaaacatttgtataatttttggtaaataatataaatggaGAGAAGATTACTTGTTGCATCCACTAAAGTGTGGACCTTTTGTGCAATCTCCCTTCCATTTAGATGGTGGAGGTCCATAACCAGTATCATCAAAACTAGGTGAATCTAACCATACTCCtgcaataacaaataaaataaatgtcaacaaatgatcaaataagattattttaaaatatcaatttaaaccctaattttttttcttataccAGTATCTAGGAGGCCAATAACAAGTTTGCTCTCGATTTTCTTGTTCCTTGTGGCAGATAAAGGCATTCCGAGAAAATCCCATGATCTTGTTGTGTGAAGTTTTCTCACCTTACTTGGAAAAACTGATACCACATTTCCCTTttctattttccaaaaaaacatcaaatttaaagactatttttagtatcaaataacttatataaGAATGTAAAACCAACCCATTAATCGTTTTGCTTCATGAGGGAGTAGGTTTGCGGCGAATCCATTAAAGCTTCTTCTATAGTTATAGATTGTCGATTCGGCCGCAATACTCGCACTgccgaataaattttaataaaataaatgttgtatGAGTATATAATATAAGGTGTAAGGGATTAAAAAgtgttgtttttttaattactcTCCAATGACTTCAGATAGTAGACTATGATGTTGATTCTTTGCTGTTGTGTGACTGAA includes:
- the LOC124941764 gene encoding monodehydroascorbate reductase 1, peroxisomal-like is translated as MAEKSFKYVILGGGNAGGYAAREFSKQGVKPGELAIISKEAVAPYERPTLSKGYLLPESPPRLPGFHTCVGGGGERLLPEWYVEKGIELILNTEIVKADLASKTLTSATGETFKYQSLIIATGSNVIKLSDFGVQGADSKNILYLRDIVDADLLVKTISEKKDGKVVIVGGGYIGLELSAGIKLNNLDVVMVYPEPWCMPRLFTAELAAFYEGYYSNKGIKIIKGTVANAFTANSNGEVKEVKLKDGRTLEADIVVVGVGGRPITGLFKGQVEEEKGGIKTDGFFKTSVPDVYAVGDVATFPMKIYGDLRRVEHVDHARKSAEHAVKALFASEKGETIDEYDYLPYFYSRSFSLSWQFYGDNVGETVLFGDNNPENPNPKFGSYWIKDGKVAGVFLEGGTPEENKAIANVARAQPKVESLDELAKNGLLFASKF
- the LOC124943058 gene encoding subtilisin-like protease SBT4.15 encodes the protein FDDNINEWQPYIIYMGEKPEVLFSHTTAKNQHHSLLSEVIGDASIAAESTIYNYRRSFNGFAANLLPHEAKRLMEKGNVVSVFPSKVRKLHTTRSWDFLGMPLSATRNKKIESKLVIGLLDTGVWLDSPSFDDTGYGPPPSKWKGDCTKGPHFSGCNNKIIGASYFNLDKIDGKTDVLSPSDTNGHGTHTSSTAVGVAVPGASLYGLAKGTARGGANSARLAMYKVCWEMGCSDMDILAGFDSAIDDGVDIISVSLGADDSANFMEDSIAIGSFHAMKKGILTSCSAGNSGPDLSTVQNVAPWVVTVGASSIDRKFKTDVKLGNGKLISGTSINTFSPNKQMYPLTNGVDSADKSSSFQGLNVSACDDKSLSRFKVMGKIVHCLGNNGFQPSTIQAIGGTGTILSDDPTRNLAASYSGPASVVSDRDGRIIDNYINTTKNAKAVIYKSKTSSMDAPFVASFSSRGPQTITPSILKPDLAAPGISILAGYSPVASVSGNSDDKRTTLYNIVSGTSMACPHVSGAAAYVKSFHPKWSPAAIKSALMTTATRMKVRPEETELGAGSGQINPTKAVDPGLIYDLKESSYISFLCKEGYNSTSLMMLTGNSKDAISCSNYKAKGSDGLNYPSMHFQVPLDMSSFSSSSKFSAVFYRKVTNVGDKNAMYKAKVESTKGLNVKVEPDTLKFNKVNQKKSFKVVVQGMLEKNDFMKVASLVWTDSQHFVTSPVVVSRQLPF